The proteins below are encoded in one region of Serratia symbiotica:
- the tuf gene encoding elongation factor Tu, whose amino-acid sequence MSKEKFERTKPHVNVGTIGHVDHGKTTLTAAITTVLAKTYGGSARAFDQIDNAPEEKARGITINTSHVEYDTPTRHYAHVDCPGHADYVKNMITGAAQMDGAILVVAATDGPMPQTREHILLGRQVGVPFIIVFMNKCDMVDDEELLELVEMEVRELLSAYDFPGDDLPVIRGSALKALEGDAEWEAKIIELAEALDSYIPEPERAIDKPFLLPIEDVFSISGRGTVVTGRVERGIIKVGEEVEIVGIKDTVKSTCTGVEMFRKLLDEGRAGENVGVLLRGIKREDIERGQVLAKPGSIKPHTQFDSEVYILSKEEGGRHTPFFKGYRPQFYFRTTDVTGTIELPEGVEMVMPGDNVNMKVTLIHPIAMDDGLRFAIREGGRTVGAGVVAKVIA is encoded by the coding sequence ATGTCTAAAGAAAAGTTTGAACGTACAAAACCGCACGTTAACGTCGGTACTATCGGCCACGTTGACCACGGTAAAACCACCTTGACTGCCGCGATCACCACCGTTTTGGCTAAAACTTACGGCGGTTCCGCACGCGCTTTCGACCAGATTGATAACGCACCAGAAGAAAAAGCGCGTGGTATCACCATCAACACTTCTCACGTTGAATATGACACCCCGACACGCCACTACGCGCACGTTGACTGCCCAGGGCACGCCGATTACGTGAAAAACATGATCACCGGTGCTGCTCAGATGGACGGTGCTATCTTGGTAGTTGCTGCGACTGACGGCCCAATGCCTCAGACCCGTGAGCACATCCTGCTGGGTCGTCAGGTTGGCGTTCCTTTCATCATCGTATTCATGAACAAGTGCGATATGGTTGATGATGAAGAATTGTTGGAATTGGTAGAAATGGAAGTTCGTGAACTGCTGTCTGCTTACGACTTCCCTGGTGATGACTTGCCGGTGATTCGTGGCTCTGCGCTGAAAGCACTGGAAGGCGATGCGGAGTGGGAAGCTAAAATTATTGAGCTGGCTGAAGCACTGGATTCTTATATCCCAGAGCCAGAGCGTGCTATCGACAAGCCGTTCCTGCTGCCGATCGAAGATGTATTCTCCATCTCTGGTCGTGGTACCGTTGTTACTGGTCGTGTTGAGCGCGGCATCATCAAAGTTGGCGAAGAAGTTGAAATCGTTGGTATCAAAGACACCGTTAAGTCTACCTGTACCGGCGTTGAAATGTTCCGCAAACTGCTGGACGAAGGCCGTGCGGGTGAGAACGTGGGTGTTCTGCTACGTGGTATCAAGCGTGAAGATATCGAACGTGGTCAAGTTCTGGCTAAACCAGGCTCCATTAAGCCTCACACTCAGTTTGATTCAGAAGTGTACATCCTGAGCAAAGAGGAAGGTGGCCGACACACGCCATTCTTCAAAGGTTACCGCCCGCAGTTCTACTTCCGTACCACTGACGTAACCGGCACCATTGAGCTGCCAGAAGGTGTCGAGATGGTCATGCCAGGTGATAACGTGAACATGAAAGTCACCCTGATCCACCCAATCGCGATGGATGACGGCCTGCGTTTTGCCATCCGTGAAGGCGGTCGTACCGTTGGTGCCGGTGTTGTTGCTAAAGTTATCGCTTAA
- the secE gene encoding preprotein translocase subunit SecE, with amino-acid sequence MSANTEAQGSGRCLEAVKWLIVAILLVVAIVGNYYYRDLSLPLRALAVVLIITVAGAVALMTTKGKATVAFAREARTEVRKVIWPTRQETLHTTLIVAAVTAVMSMILWGLDGVLVRLVSFITGLRF; translated from the coding sequence ATGAGTGCGAATACCGAGGCTCAAGGGAGCGGGCGCTGCCTGGAAGCGGTTAAGTGGCTGATCGTTGCCATTCTGTTGGTTGTGGCTATCGTCGGTAATTATTACTATCGTGATTTAAGCCTGCCATTGCGTGCGCTGGCAGTTGTGCTGATCATCACCGTTGCAGGTGCAGTGGCGCTGATGACCACCAAAGGCAAAGCCACAGTTGCGTTTGCGCGCGAAGCGCGAACCGAAGTGCGTAAAGTGATTTGGCCAACTCGTCAGGAAACGCTACATACTACGTTGATTGTTGCTGCGGTAACTGCCGTGATGTCAATGATTCTGTGGGGGCTGGATGGTGTTCTGGTTCGTTTGGTCTCGTTTATTACTGGCCTGAGGTTCTAA
- the nusG gene encoding transcription termination/antitermination protein NusG, producing the protein MSEAPKKRWYVVQAFSGFEGRVAQSLREHIKLYDMEELFGEVMVPTEEVVEIRGGQRRKSERKFFPGYVLVQMVMNDASWHLVRSVPRVMGFIGGTSDRPAPISDKEVDAIMNRLQQVGDKPRPKTLFEPGELVRVNDGPFADFNGVVEEVDYEKSRLKVSVSIFGRATPVELDFSQVEKG; encoded by the coding sequence ATGTCTGAAGCTCCAAAAAAACGCTGGTACGTCGTTCAGGCGTTTTCCGGTTTTGAAGGTCGCGTAGCGCAATCGCTGCGTGAACATATCAAACTGTACGATATGGAAGAGCTGTTCGGCGAAGTGATGGTGCCTACGGAAGAAGTGGTTGAAATCCGTGGTGGTCAACGTCGTAAGAGCGAGCGCAAGTTCTTCCCTGGCTATGTATTGGTGCAGATGGTGATGAATGACGCCAGTTGGCACTTGGTGCGTAGCGTTCCACGCGTCATGGGCTTTATCGGCGGTACTTCAGACCGTCCGGCACCGATCAGCGATAAAGAAGTGGATGCGATCATGAATCGCCTGCAACAGGTGGGTGATAAGCCGCGTCCGAAAACACTGTTTGAACCAGGTGAACTGGTTCGCGTTAACGATGGCCCGTTTGCTGACTTTAACGGTGTGGTCGAAGAAGTGGATTACGAGAAGAGCCGCCTGAAAGTTTCTGTTTCTATCTTTGGCCGTGCGACACCGGTGGAACTGGACTTTAGCCAGGTTGAAAAAGGTTGA
- the rplK gene encoding 50S ribosomal protein L11, whose product MAKKVQAYVKLQVAAGMANPSPPVGPALGQQGVNIMEFCKAFNAKTDSIEKGLPIPVVITVYSDRSFTFVTKTPPAAVLLKKAAGIKSGSGKPNKDKVGKVTRTQVREIAETKAADMTGSDVEAMIRSIEGTAHSMGLVVED is encoded by the coding sequence ATGGCCAAGAAAGTACAAGCCTACGTTAAGCTGCAAGTCGCAGCCGGTATGGCTAACCCAAGCCCGCCAGTCGGCCCTGCTCTGGGTCAGCAAGGTGTTAACATCATGGAGTTCTGTAAGGCGTTCAATGCTAAGACTGACAGCATTGAAAAAGGTCTGCCGATCCCGGTTGTTATTACCGTTTATTCTGATCGCTCCTTCACTTTTGTGACTAAAACCCCGCCAGCAGCAGTTTTGCTGAAAAAAGCGGCTGGTATCAAGTCTGGTTCCGGCAAGCCGAACAAAGACAAAGTCGGTAAAGTGACGCGTACTCAGGTACGTGAAATCGCAGAAACCAAAGCTGCGGATATGACTGGTTCAGACGTTGAAGCGATGATTCGCTCCATCGAAGGTACTGCTCATTCCATGGGTTTGGTAGTGGAGGATTAA
- the rplA gene encoding 50S ribosomal protein L1 has translation MAKLTKRMRVIRDKVDATKQYDITEAVALLKELATAKFVESVDVSVNLGIDARKSDQNVRGATVLPHGTGRSVRVAVFTQGPNAEAAKAAGAELVGMDDLADSIKKGEMNFDVVIASPDAMRVVGQLGQILGPRGLMPNPKVGTVTPNVAEAVKNAKAGQVRYRNDKNGIIHTTIGKVDFESDKLKENLEALLVALKKAKPSQAKGTYIKKVSLSTTMGAGVAIDQSGLTAVAN, from the coding sequence ATGGCTAAGCTGACCAAGCGCATGCGTGTGATCCGTGACAAAGTTGATGCGACTAAACAGTATGACATCACTGAAGCCGTTGCTCTGCTGAAAGAGCTGGCCACCGCTAAATTTGTAGAAAGCGTTGATGTATCCGTTAATCTGGGTATCGACGCGCGTAAATCTGATCAAAACGTCCGTGGCGCTACCGTTTTGCCACACGGCACTGGTCGTAGCGTTCGCGTTGCAGTATTTACTCAAGGCCCTAACGCCGAAGCAGCTAAAGCCGCTGGCGCAGAGCTGGTAGGTATGGACGATCTGGCAGACTCGATCAAGAAAGGCGAAATGAACTTCGACGTTGTTATTGCTTCTCCGGATGCAATGCGCGTTGTTGGTCAATTGGGCCAGATCCTGGGGCCACGTGGCCTGATGCCAAACCCGAAAGTAGGTACTGTGACTCCGAACGTTGCTGAAGCGGTGAAAAACGCTAAAGCAGGGCAGGTTCGTTACCGTAACGATAAAAATGGCATCATCCATACCACTATCGGTAAGGTTGATTTCGAGTCAGACAAGCTAAAAGAAAACCTGGAGGCCCTGCTGGTTGCGCTGAAAAAAGCAAAACCATCTCAGGCTAAAGGTACGTACATCAAGAAAGTTAGCCTTTCCACCACCATGGGTGCTGGCGTTGCTATCGATCAAAGCGGCTTGACTGCTGTAGCGAACTGA
- the rplJ gene encoding 50S ribosomal protein L10, whose translation MALNLQDKQAIVAEVNEVAKGALSAVVADSRGVTVDKMTELRKAGREAGVYMRVVRNTLMRRVVEGTPFECLKDTFVGPTLIAFSSEHPGAAARLFKEFAKANAEFEVKAAAFEGELIPAAQIDRLATLPTYDEAIARLMATMKEAAAGKLVRTLAALRDQKEAA comes from the coding sequence ATGGCATTAAATCTTCAAGACAAACAAGCGATTGTTGCTGAAGTCAACGAAGTAGCCAAAGGCGCGCTGTCTGCGGTTGTTGCGGATTCTCGCGGCGTTACCGTTGATAAAATGACTGAACTGCGTAAAGCAGGTCGTGAAGCTGGCGTTTACATGCGTGTTGTTCGCAACACTCTGATGCGTCGCGTAGTTGAGGGCACTCCATTCGAATGCCTGAAAGACACGTTTGTCGGTCCTACCTTGATAGCATTCTCTAGTGAACACCCGGGCGCTGCTGCTCGTCTGTTCAAAGAGTTCGCAAAAGCGAATGCAGAATTCGAGGTTAAAGCTGCGGCCTTTGAAGGTGAGTTGATCCCTGCGGCACAAATTGACCGCTTGGCGACACTGCCTACTTACGATGAAGCGATCGCACGCCTGATGGCAACCATGAAAGAAGCCGCTGCTGGCAAACTGGTTCGCACTCTGGCTGCACTGCGCGATCAGAAAGAAGCGGCATAA
- the rplL gene encoding 50S ribosomal protein L7/L12: protein MSITKDQILEAVAAMSVMDVVELVSAMEEKFGVSAAAAVAVAAGPAEVAEEKTEFDVVLSAVGGNKVAVIKAVRGATGLGLKEAKDLVESAPAVLKEGISKDDADALKKSLEEAGASVEVK, encoded by the coding sequence ATGTCTATCACTAAAGACCAAATCTTGGAAGCCGTTGCCGCTATGTCCGTCATGGATGTTGTTGAGCTGGTTTCCGCTATGGAAGAAAAATTCGGTGTTTCTGCTGCTGCCGCCGTGGCTGTTGCTGCTGGTCCAGCCGAAGTTGCTGAAGAAAAAACTGAGTTCGACGTTGTACTTTCTGCTGTTGGCGGTAACAAAGTTGCTGTTATCAAAGCAGTACGTGGCGCAACTGGTCTGGGTCTGAAAGAAGCTAAAGACCTAGTAGAATCTGCTCCAGCAGTACTGAAAGAAGGCATCAGCAAAGACGATGCTGATGCTTTGAAAAAATCTCTGGAAGAAGCGGGTGCTTCTGTTGAAGTTAAATAA
- the rpoB gene encoding DNA-directed RNA polymerase subunit beta: MVYSYTEKKRIRKDFGKRPQVLDIPYLLSIQLDSFQKFIEQDPEGQYGLEAAFRSVFPIQSYSGNSELQYVSYRLGEPVFDVKECQIRGVTFSAPLRVKLRLVIYEREAPEGTVKDIKEQEVYMGEIPLMTENGTFVINGTERVIVSQLHRSPGVFFDSDKGKTHSSGKVLYNARIIPYRGSWLDFEFDPKDNLFVRIDRRRKLPATIILRALNYTTEQILDLFFDKITFEIRGNKLQMELVPERLRGETASFDIEANGKIYVEKGRRITARHIRQLEKDEIYSIEVPVEYIAGKVVAQDYIDTNTGELICTANMELSLDLLAKLSQAGHKCIETLFTNDLDHGAYISETLRVDPSSDRLSALVEIYRMMRPGEPPTREAAESLFENLFFSEDRYDLSAVGRMKFNRSLLRDEIEGSGILSKNDIIEVMKKLIDIRNGKGEVDDIDHLGNRRIRSVGEMAENQFRVGLVRVERAVKERLSLGDLDTLMPQDMINAKPISAAVKEFFGSSQLSQFMDQNNPLSEITHKRRISALGPGGLTRERAGFEVRDVHPTHYGRVCPIETPEGPNIGLINSLSVYAQTNEYGFLETPYRRVRDGMVTDEINYLSAIEEGNFVIAQANSNLDDDGRFVEDLVTCRSKGESSLFSRDQVDYMDVSTQQVVSVGASLIPFLEHDDANRALMGANMQRQAVPTLRADKPLVGTGMERAVAVDSGVTAVAKRGGVIQYVDASRIVIKVNEDEMYPGEAGIDIYNLTKYTRSNQNTCINQMPCVNLGEPIERGDVLADGPSTDLGELALGQNMRVAFMPWNGYNFEDSILVSERVVQEDRFTTIHIQELACVSRDTKLGPEEITADIPNVGEAALSKLDESGIVYIGAEVTGGDILVGKVTPKGETQLTPEEKLLRAIFGEKASDVKDSSLRVPNGVSGTIIDVQVFTRDGVEKDKRALEIEEMQLKQVKKDLTEELQILEAGLFARIHAVLVAGGVEAEKLSKLPRDRWLELGLTEEEKQNQLEQLAEQYDELKSDFEKKLEAKRRKITQGDDLAPGVLKIVKVYLAVKRQIQPGDKMAGRHGNKGVISKINPIEDMPYDENGTPVDIVLNPLGVPSRMNIGQILETHLGMAAKGIGEKINQMLKQQQEVARLREFIQKAYDLGDDVCQKVDLNTFTDDEVLRLAENLKNGMPIATPVFDGAKETEIKQLLEMGGIPTSGQITLYDGRTGEQFERQVTVGYMYMLKLNHLVDDKMHARSTGSYSLVTQQPLGGKAQFGGQRFGEMEVWALEAYGAAYTLQEMLTVKSDDVNGRTKMYKNIVDGDHRMEPGMPESFNVLLKEIRSLGINIELEDE; encoded by the coding sequence ATGGTTTACTCCTATACCGAGAAAAAACGTATTCGTAAGGATTTTGGTAAGCGTCCACAAGTTCTGGACATACCTTATCTCCTTTCTATCCAGCTTGACTCGTTCCAGAAGTTTATCGAGCAAGATCCAGAGGGGCAGTACGGCCTAGAAGCCGCCTTCCGTTCTGTTTTCCCTATCCAAAGCTACAGTGGCAATTCGGAGCTGCAATACGTTAGCTACCGTCTTGGTGAGCCGGTGTTCGACGTCAAAGAGTGCCAGATCCGTGGTGTAACGTTCTCTGCACCGCTGCGCGTAAAACTGCGTCTGGTAATCTATGAGCGTGAAGCCCCGGAAGGTACGGTTAAAGACATCAAGGAACAAGAAGTCTATATGGGCGAAATACCGCTCATGACCGAAAACGGTACCTTTGTGATCAACGGTACTGAGCGGGTTATCGTCTCTCAGTTGCACCGCAGTCCTGGTGTATTCTTTGACAGCGATAAGGGGAAAACTCACTCATCGGGTAAAGTGCTGTATAACGCACGCATCATCCCTTACCGTGGTTCATGGTTGGATTTTGAGTTTGATCCGAAAGACAACCTGTTCGTGCGTATTGACCGTCGCCGCAAGCTGCCAGCGACCATCATCCTACGGGCATTGAACTACACCACTGAACAGATCCTTGACCTGTTCTTTGACAAAATCACTTTCGAGATCCGTGGTAACAAGCTGCAAATGGAGCTAGTTCCAGAGCGCCTGCGTGGTGAAACCGCTTCCTTCGATATCGAAGCTAACGGCAAAATCTACGTAGAGAAAGGCCGTCGCATCACCGCTCGTCATATCCGTCAGCTCGAAAAAGATGAAATTTACAGTATTGAAGTACCGGTTGAGTACATCGCGGGCAAAGTGGTCGCGCAGGACTATATTGATACCAATACCGGTGAACTGATCTGTACCGCCAACATGGAGTTGTCACTGGATCTGCTGGCCAAACTGAGCCAGGCGGGACACAAATGTATCGAAACGCTGTTCACCAACGATCTGGATCACGGTGCCTATATCTCTGAGACTCTACGCGTCGATCCGAGCAGCGATCGCTTGAGCGCGCTGGTAGAAATTTACCGCATGATGCGCCCTGGTGAGCCGCCAACGCGCGAAGCTGCCGAAAGCCTGTTCGAGAACCTGTTCTTCTCTGAAGACCGCTACGATCTGTCTGCGGTTGGCCGTATGAAGTTCAACCGTTCTCTGCTGCGTGACGAGATCGAAGGCTCGGGCATCTTGAGCAAAAACGACATCATTGAAGTGATGAAGAAGCTCATTGATATCCGTAACGGTAAAGGCGAAGTAGACGACATCGACCACTTGGGTAACCGTCGTATCCGTTCCGTTGGCGAAATGGCTGAGAATCAGTTCCGTGTCGGCCTGGTGCGTGTTGAGCGTGCGGTTAAAGAACGTCTGTCTCTGGGCGATCTGGACACCCTGATGCCTCAAGATATGATCAACGCCAAGCCGATTTCGGCGGCGGTGAAAGAGTTCTTCGGCTCTAGCCAACTGTCTCAATTTATGGATCAGAACAACCCGTTGTCCGAGATCACGCATAAGCGTCGTATTTCCGCACTGGGTCCAGGTGGTCTGACTCGCGAACGTGCGGGCTTTGAAGTTCGAGACGTCCACCCGACTCACTATGGCCGCGTATGCCCAATCGAGACGCCGGAAGGGCCGAACATCGGTCTGATTAACTCCTTGTCCGTGTACGCACAGACTAACGAGTATGGCTTCCTGGAAACCCCGTACCGCCGCGTGCGTGACGGTATGGTGACCGATGAAATCAACTATCTGTCTGCTATTGAAGAAGGCAACTTTGTTATCGCTCAGGCGAACTCCAACTTGGATGATGATGGCCGCTTCGTGGAAGATCTGGTGACCTGTCGCAGCAAAGGCGAATCAAGCCTGTTCAGCCGTGACCAGGTTGACTATATGGACGTATCCACCCAGCAGGTTGTCTCCGTTGGTGCTTCACTGATCCCATTCCTGGAACACGATGATGCCAACCGTGCATTGATGGGTGCGAACATGCAACGTCAGGCGGTACCAACCCTGCGTGCGGACAAGCCGCTGGTCGGTACCGGTATGGAACGTGCTGTAGCGGTTGATTCCGGCGTTACCGCCGTAGCTAAACGCGGCGGAGTGATCCAGTACGTGGATGCTTCCCGTATCGTTATCAAAGTTAACGAAGACGAGATGTATCCAGGCGAAGCAGGTATCGATATTTATAACCTGACTAAGTACACGCGTTCCAACCAGAACACCTGCATCAACCAGATGCCTTGTGTGAATCTGGGGGAGCCAATTGAGCGTGGCGACGTGCTGGCGGATGGCCCATCTACAGATCTGGGTGAACTGGCGCTGGGTCAAAACATGCGTGTCGCTTTCATGCCGTGGAATGGCTACAACTTTGAAGATTCCATCTTGGTCTCCGAACGCGTGGTGCAGGAAGATCGCTTCACCACTATCCACATTCAGGAACTGGCATGCGTATCTCGTGATACCAAGCTGGGGCCTGAAGAGATCACTGCCGACATCCCTAACGTGGGTGAAGCCGCACTCTCCAAACTGGATGAATCCGGGATTGTTTATATCGGTGCTGAAGTGACCGGTGGCGACATTCTGGTTGGTAAGGTAACGCCGAAGGGTGAAACTCAACTGACACCGGAAGAGAAGCTGCTGCGTGCGATCTTCGGGGAGAAAGCCTCCGACGTTAAAGACTCTTCACTGCGTGTCCCCAACGGCGTCTCTGGTACGATTATCGATGTGCAAGTCTTCACCCGCGATGGCGTGGAAAAAGACAAACGTGCGTTGGAAATTGAAGAGATGCAGCTCAAACAGGTGAAGAAAGATCTGACTGAAGAATTACAGATCTTGGAAGCAGGCCTGTTTGCACGTATCCACGCGGTGCTGGTTGCTGGCGGTGTTGAAGCTGAGAAATTGAGTAAGCTGCCACGCGATCGCTGGCTGGAACTGGGCTTGACCGAGGAAGAGAAGCAAAACCAACTGGAACAGTTGGCGGAGCAATATGACGAACTGAAATCCGATTTCGAGAAGAAGCTGGAAGCCAAGCGTCGCAAGATCACTCAGGGCGATGATTTGGCACCCGGCGTGCTGAAAATCGTTAAGGTCTATTTGGCGGTTAAACGTCAGATCCAACCGGGTGACAAGATGGCAGGTCGCCACGGTAACAAAGGTGTTATTTCCAAGATCAACCCGATCGAAGATATGCCTTACGATGAAAACGGCACGCCGGTAGACATCGTACTGAATCCACTGGGCGTACCATCACGTATGAACATTGGCCAAATCCTGGAAACTCACCTGGGTATGGCTGCAAAAGGCATTGGTGAGAAGATCAACCAAATGCTCAAGCAGCAACAGGAAGTGGCCAGACTGCGTGAGTTCATCCAGAAGGCCTACGATCTGGGTGATGACGTTTGCCAGAAAGTTGACCTGAACACTTTCACTGACGATGAAGTATTGCGTCTGGCAGAGAACCTGAAAAATGGAATGCCGATCGCAACGCCAGTGTTCGATGGTGCGAAAGAGACGGAAATCAAACAACTGCTGGAAATGGGCGGCATCCCAACCTCTGGTCAGATTACGCTGTACGATGGCCGTACTGGGGAGCAGTTCGAACGCCAGGTTACTGTCGGTTACATGTACATGTTGAAACTGAACCACTTGGTTGACGATAAAATGCATGCCCGTTCAACCGGTTCTTACAGCTTGGTGACGCAGCAGCCGCTGGGTGGCAAGGCGCAGTTTGGTGGTCAACGCTTCGGTGAGATGGAAGTGTGGGCACTGGAAGCCTACGGCGCAGCTTACACCTTACAAGAAATGCTCACCGTTAAGTCGGATGACGTTAATGGCCGTACCAAGATGTACAAAAACATCGTGGATGGCGATCACCGTATGGAACCAGGCATGCCGGAGTCCTTCAATGTACTGTTGAAGGAAATTCGCTCGCTCGGTATCAATATCGAACTGGAAGACGAGTAA